A window from Schistosoma haematobium chromosome 1, whole genome shotgun sequence encodes these proteins:
- a CDS encoding hypothetical protein (EggNog:ENOG41033HB~COG:L) yields MHSRFAIYWRNQGMFLQHRLCFYSSNHPKQSPTYNEVNILMIDRNFQKVLFDCQKYDYQKASFEILQEFCRLGIDITSSRHYKNPLYFSIPDLSGSNVKEHLDSVAKELSHPYMKLLESFGSPPELPKIWESSSGWTKYRGDKTYSVEAPLEDALIFDTEVLVKEGHVPTMAVALTSDGWYSWTSKRLSVYDDNCLNDINAFNSLIPIYGSKNKDISKCVIGHFVSYDRARILEEYLLDVCTFT; encoded by the exons ATGCACTCAAGGTTCGCTATTTATTGGAGAAACCAAGGAATGTTTTTACAACATCGTTTATGTTTCTATTCGTCTAATCATCCCAAGCAATCACCAACGTACAACGAGGTTAACATATTGATGATCGATCGGAATTTTCAGAAGGTCCTCTTTGATTGTCAAAAATACGACTATCAAAAGGCTTCATTTGAAATACTCCAAGAGTTCTGTCGCCTGGGAATTGACATTACATCTAGTAGACACTACAAAAACCCGCTTTATTTTAGTATTCCTGATCTTAGTGGAAGCAATGTTAAAGAACATTTAGACTCAGTTGCAAAAGAGCTTTCTCATCCTTATATGAAATTGTTAGAGAGTTTTGGTTCCCCACCAGAACTACCTAAGATTTGGGAATCGTCGTCTGGATGGACAAA ATATAGAGGTGACAAAACATATTCAGTCGAAGCACCACTTGAAGATGCTCTTATTTTTGATACAGAAGTTCTCGTTAAAGAAGGTCACGTACCAACAATGGCAGTGGCTCTTACGTCGGACGGGTG GTATTCTTGGACTTCAAAACGTCTTTCCGTTTACGATGATAATTGCTTAAACGATATCAACGCATTTAATTCTCTTATTCCTATCTATGGTTCaaaaaataaagatatttcAAAGTGTGTTATTGGACACTTTGTTAGTTATGATCGTGCTAGAATATTGGAAGAGTATCTTCTGGATGTATGTACGTTTACTTAA